The genome window AAATTTATAAATATAGTTTTAAGGAGTAAATGATGGACTACCTAGGTTTTATGAATAGTTTAAAAAGAGAAGTAATTTCACCTTTATATATTTTTGAAGGAACTGAAAAATTATTAATGAATCAAATGATAACCAAAGTAAAAGAAAAATTCCTACCAGAAGAAGTTGAAGCGTTTAATTTTGACTATGTTGAAGGCGATAAAGTATCTTTAAAGCAAATAGTAGATTTAGCTAATACCATGCCGATAATGAGTGATAAACGGATTGTTGTTATTGAAAATCCACCTTTTATAATGACCGTTAAAAACAAAGAGGAGAAAGGTGAAGAAAAGTTTTTACTAGAATACTTAAAAAATCCTAATCTAAGTACGTGTTTAATTTTGAAAGTCATAGGAAAAGTAGATAAACGAAAAAAGATTTATAAAGAAATGCAGAGTATTGGACAGATTATTGATTTTCAAGGATTAAATAGAGAAAAAATGGAACAATGGATTTTGAATTATTTAAAACAAAGAAATGTGAAAATTGACGCAGAAGCTTTAAGCTATCTAATTATAGTTGGAGGAGAGGGACTAGAATTTCTTACTAATGAGTTAGACAAGATAATCTTATATGTACAAGATGAAAAAATAACTTTAGATGTTGTCCAAAATTTAGTTGCTAAAACTTCTGAAATCAATATCTTTCATTTGATTGATAATATTGCTAATAAACAAGGTAAAAAAGCTTTAGAACAATTAAATATTAGTCTTTCTATGGGAGAAGCACCTTTAAAATTAATTCATTTATTAGTAAGACAATTTAGAATGATAATTATAGCAAAGGACCTTTTGACCACTGGGTACTCTGAAAAACAAATCAGAGAAAAGTTAGAACAAGCTCCATTTATTGTTTCTAAGGTAATCGGACAAGGTCGGAAGTTT of Desulfonispora thiosulfatigenes DSM 11270 contains these proteins:
- the holA gene encoding DNA polymerase III subunit delta: MDYLGFMNSLKREVISPLYIFEGTEKLLMNQMITKVKEKFLPEEVEAFNFDYVEGDKVSLKQIVDLANTMPIMSDKRIVVIENPPFIMTVKNKEEKGEEKFLLEYLKNPNLSTCLILKVIGKVDKRKKIYKEMQSIGQIIDFQGLNREKMEQWILNYLKQRNVKIDAEALSYLIIVGGEGLEFLTNELDKIILYVQDEKITLDVVQNLVAKTSEINIFHLIDNIANKQGKKALEQLNISLSMGEAPLKLIHLLVRQFRMIIIAKDLLTTGYSEKQIREKLEQAPFIVSKVIGQGRKFSIEELIISLEYLLDTETKLKSSGGLTRELMENLVIKLCYQ